The genomic segment GGCATTTAGTACAGCGAGAAGCAGGGAGCTGAATTCGTGTCCACCCGGGATTGCGCGAAATTTTATTCCGGTTTCCTGCTCCTCTTTCAGGAGGGTGAACTCCGGTCCGGACGTCTCGGTTTCGGTTAGCCGGCAGGAGAGTTTGTCGGAACAACTCGTTATTTCATTTAGAAAATCAATCAGCTCGCGAGCCTGTTCATGCTTCGGATTACAAGTGATGTGGAAAGTATAGCGGGCTTCCAATGGTTGGAATATGCTCCGCACTTGGTCTAATATATTTGTTTCTAACATGATGATGCGGGTCTTTAATGTTGAGGTATAAAAAGAGACTATCTCCTTTCTTTTGCTCTTGCAAGGAAGAGATAGGGATAGTCTCTACATAGTAACATTTACCGTATGGGGGTACGGCTAAATCTTACCGACTAGGTCGATACTCGGCTTCAAAGTGGCAGCACCCTTTTTCCATTTGGCGGGGCAAACCTCACCGTCATGGGTGGCTACGAATTGTGCAGCTTCTACCTTGCGGAGTAGTTCGTCTGCATTACGTCCGATGCTGTTGTCTTGTATTTCGGCAAGTTTGATTTTGCCTTCGGGGTTTACGAGGAATGTACCGCGGTAGGCCATGCCTTCTTCCTCAATCATTACACCAAATGAACGGCTCAATGCGCCTGTGGGGTCTGCCAACATCGGATATTTAATCTTGCGGATGCTTTCGGAAGCATCATGCCATGCCTTGTGTACGAAGTGGGAGTCTGTGCTTACGGAGTAAACCTCTACACCCATTGCCTGAAATTGGTCGTATTTTTCTGCAACATCAACCAATTCGGTAGGACATACAAACGTAAAGTCTGCCGGATAGAAGAAGAAAATAGCCCATTTGCCTTTTACGTCTTCGTTGGTTACTGTCTTGAAACTTCCGTTTTGGAAAGCCTGAACTTTGAATTCAGGGAGTTGAGAGTTGATAATCGGTTCCATAATTATACTTTTTAAAAGATTTGTTTTTTGTTTTACCGATGCAAAAATATAGCAATTTTTCCCGGTAGAACAAAAAAAACGATTGAAAAGTTTTATGGGCCGATAGACAGAATCTATACAAGAGCCTGGGTTGCTTTCAGGGAAAGCATTTCCTTAGGCACTGCGGCCGTAATTTCTTCGGTGATTGTTTTCAGGAGTGTATTACGGATAAAGCTCCGGTTGGTCAGCAGGATGATTTGTCGGGTAGGACAGGGAATGGCAAAGGGACGCACCAGTTCTTTCTGCCTATCATCCAGTTGCAACGTTGCCAACTCTGGAATGAAAGTGATTCCTTTACCGCCCTCCACCATGCGCATAAAGGTTTCCATGCTGCCCAAATGATAGGCCAACTGGCTGGCACGAGCTGCCTTTAGCTGGCAGAAGCGTTCCAACTGGTCGCGGAAACAATGGCCTTCATCCAGCATCCAAAGCTGTTCTCCTGTCAAATCGGCTGTGCGTATGATTTCATTGGCAAACAGCCTGTTTTCTCTTGCGATATATGTGTAGA from the Bacteroides eggerthii genome contains:
- the ahpC gene encoding alkyl hydroperoxide reductase subunit C, which translates into the protein MEPIINSQLPEFKVQAFQNGSFKTVTNEDVKGKWAIFFFYPADFTFVCPTELVDVAEKYDQFQAMGVEVYSVSTDSHFVHKAWHDASESIRKIKYPMLADPTGALSRSFGVMIEEEGMAYRGTFLVNPEGKIKLAEIQDNSIGRNADELLRKVEAAQFVATHDGEVCPAKWKKGAATLKPSIDLVGKI